A region from the Aphis gossypii isolate Hap1 chromosome 1, ASM2018417v2, whole genome shotgun sequence genome encodes:
- the LOC114127067 gene encoding thyroxine-binding globulin-like gives MQDLRSTNIHYASHTSNYSFTLFKELTASAEGNVFVSTYSVQFLLLLLAFGSKSKTGDQLKTLLRLPQKTAPNYDNIKAVKTNIEDPDYLTIANGVFLDKAFVLRDDYVDKARVYMNAEVKSLDFAGNFAKGVSEINNWVEQKTDGKISNIFEPDSIDQKTILVLASAVYFQNAWEKKFTSTKNASFCLTPTKHIDVEMMHQTNLFRYHKDDNYKFSAVELPYKAGGFEMLIILPDRADGLKDLENAFLKNSKNFAHLQGNLTVHNVTLDLPKFKFESSVSLVKTMEKLGCTEMFTSSADFSYISSSGAGNLKVGDIKHKAFVSIDENGTEAAGVTGANVVYFKLKYKAVKFHACHPFLFVIKKNTNIIFMGRLSNPNAYIAVCGSSCWADVSRYAMENTANIHYTALTSNYSFTLFKELSNSVEGNVFASTYSIQFLLLLLAFGSKSKTNDQLKSVLHLSKDKPPNYENIKAITTKIEIPGYLTVANGIFSDKAFSLSTDYTKNTQKYLNSEVRSVDFSGNPTSGELEINKWVNNKTNGKISGIFKPGDIDKDTVLVLASAVHFQNVWKQQFTETKKSSFCLSATKHIDITMMHQTGHFNYYKDNHNKFSAVEIPYKVGGFEMLIILPDKMDGVKDLENGFLKNAKNYAYLLSNMTIHNVELDIPKFKFESDLNLEKTMEKLGCTDMFSSSADFSELSKSAPGKLRVSSIKHKAFVDVNEDGTEAAAVTGANVVNYNLEYVLTNIKTVKFHACHPFLFIIKKEKDIIFMGRLSNPNA, from the exons ATGCAGGACTTACGGTCCACGAATATCCATTATGCCTCCCACACGTCAAACTATTCGTTCACGTTGTTCAAG gaaTTAACCGCTTCCGCCGAGGGCAACGTGTTCGTCTCGACGTACAGCGTACAATTTCTGCTGTTGCTCCTGGCGTTCGGTTCCAAGTCAAAGACCGGCGATCAACTCAAAACTCTGCTGCGCTTGCCACAAAAGACTGCACCGAATTACGACAATATCAAGGCGGTCAAAACAAACATTGAA GACCCTGACTATTTAACCATTGCCAATGGAGTTTTCTTGGATAAGGCGTTCGTCTTAAGAGACGATTACGTAGATAAGGCTCGTGTCTATATGAATGCTGAAGTGAAGAGTCTCGATTTCGCCGGTAATTTTGCAAAAGGAGTTTCGGAAATCAATAATTGGGTTGAACAAAAGACTGATGgaaaaatttctaatatttttgaaccag ATTCCATTGATCAGAAAACGATATTGGTTTTGGCGTCGGctgtatattttcaaaacgcttgggaaaaaaaatttacgagTACCAAGAACGCGAGTTTCTGTCTTACGCCTACAAAGCATATTGATGTTGAAATGATGCACCAAACAAACCTTTTCAGATACCATAAGGACGACAATTATAAATTCTCCGCCGTCGAACTACCgtacaaa GCAGGCGGTTTTGAGATGCTGATCATACTGCCGGATAGAGCAGACGGGTTGAAAGATTTGGAAAACGCGTTCCTGAAGAACTCCAAAAACTTCGCGCACTTACAGGGTAATCTGACTGTCCACAATGTCACGTTGGATCTACCAAAGTTTAAGTTCGAATCATCTGTTAGTCTAGTGAAAACAATGGAAAAA TTGGGTTGTACCGAGATGTTCACGTCGAGTGCCGATTTCTCTTATATTAGTTCATCTGGAGCGGGTAATCTGAAAGTTGGTGACATCAAACATAAGGCCTTTGTAAGCATCGACGAAAACGGCACTGAAGCCGCTGGCGTTACTG GTGCAAACGtggtgtattttaaattaaaatacaaggcCGTTAAGTTCCACGCATGCCATCCGTTCTTGttcgttataaaaaaaaacacaaatataatttttatgggcCGATTGTCCAACCCGAACGCATa tatagctgtTTGCGGATCGAGCTGTTGGGCCGACGTCTCGAGATACGCGATGGAGAACACAGCGAACATCCACTACACAGCCCTAACGTCGAACTATTCGTTCACATTGTtcaag gaATTGAGCAATTCCGTCGAAGGCAACGTTTTCGCGTCTACGTATAGCATTCAGTTTCTGTTGCTGCTTCTGGCGTTTGGATCAAAGTCTAAGACTAATGATCaattaaaaagtgttttaCACCTGTCCAAAGACAAACCaccaaattatgaaaatatcaaaGCAATCACCACAAAGATTGAA atccCTGGTTATTTGACCGTTGCAAATGGAATTTTTTCGGATAAAGCATTCAGTTTAAGTACAGATTATAcgaaaaatactcaaaaatacttgaattcTGAAGTGAGAAGTGTCGATTTTTCTGGTAATCCTACATCCGGGGAGTTGGAGATAAATAAATGGGTCAACAACAAAACCAATGGGAAAATTTCAGGAATATTCAAACcag GTGACATTGACAAGGATACAGTGTTGGTTTTGGCATCGGCCGTACATTTTCAGAACGTTTGGAAACAACAATTTACAGAGACGAAGAAATCAAGCTTTTGCCTTTCAGCTACGAAGCATATTGATATTACTATGATGCATCAAACTGGTCATTTCAACTACTACAAGGATAATCATAACAAATTCTCCGCCGTCGAAATACCGTATAAA GTGGGAGGTTTCGAGATGCTAATAATATTGCCTGATAAAATGGATGGAGTTAAAGATTTAGAAAACGGGTTCCTCAAGAATGCTAAAAATTACGCGTACTTGCTGAGCAACATGACCATCCACAATGTCGAGTTGGAcataccaaaatttaagtttgaatCTGATTTGAATCTCGAAAAAACTATGGAAAAA TTGGGTTGTACCGATATGTTCTCGTCCAGTGCCGATTTCTCCGAGCTCAGCAAATCAGCTCCTGGCAAGCTAAGAGTCAGCAGCATCAAACATAAGGCTTTCGTAGACGTCAACGAAGATGGCACGGAAGCTGCTGCCGTCACCG GTGCCAACGTCGTGAACTACAATCTGGAATACGTTTTGACTAATATCAAGACTGTTAAATTTCATGCGTGTCATCCTTTCTTGTTCATTATTAAGAAAGAAAAAGATATCATTTTCATGGGTAGACTGTCCAACCCGAACGCTTAG